The Nycticebus coucang isolate mNycCou1 chromosome 8, mNycCou1.pri, whole genome shotgun sequence genome has a window encoding:
- the PPM1M gene encoding protein phosphatase 1M isoform X3, producing the protein MSAAWFRRRFLPGDPLPAPRLPGPRASPVPYRRPRFLRGSGSSPGAADASRRPDARPVRSPARGRSLPWNAGYAEIINAEKSEFNEDQAACGKLCIQRYEFGAGEDQEWLTLCPEEFLTGYYWALFDGHGGPAAAILAANTLHSCLRRQLEAVVEGVVATRPPMHLSGRCVCSSDPQFVEEKGIRAEDLVIGALESAFQECDEVIGRELEASGQVGGCTALVAVSLQGKLYVANAGDSRAILVRRNEVRLLSFEFTPETERQRIQQLAFVYPELLAGEFTRLEFPRRLKGDDLGQKVLFRDHHMSGWSYKCVEKSDLKYPLIHGQGRQARLLGTLAVSRGLGDHQLRVLDTNIPLKPFLLSVPQVTVLDVDQLELQEEDVVVMATDGLWDVLSNEQVARLVRSFLPANREDPHRFLELAKMLIHSTQGKEDGPTGEGQVSYDDVSVFVIPLHGQGQRSSGH; encoded by the exons ATGTCCGCCGCCTGGTTCCGGCGCCGCTTTCTGCCCGGGGACCCGCTCCCCGCGCCGCGGCTGCCGGGGCCGCGTGCCAGCCCCGTGCCCTACCGGCGGCCCCGTTTCCTGCGCGGCTCTGGCTCCAGCCCAGGCGCCGCCGACGCTTCGCGCCGCCCGGATGCCCGGCCAGTGCGCAGCCCAGCGCGGGGCCGTTCGCTGCCCTGGAATGCAGGCTACGCCGA GATCATCAATGCAGAGAAATCTGAATTCAATGAGGATCAAGCTGCCTGTGGGAAGCTGTGCATCCAGCGATATGAGTTTGGGGCTGGAGAAGATCAAGAGTGGCTGACCCTGTGTCCAGAGGAG TTCCTGACAGGCTACTATTGGGCACTCTTTGATGGGCATGGCGGTCCTGCAGCAGCCATCCTGGCTGCCAACACCCTGCATTCCTGCCTGCGCCGGCAGCTGGAAGCTGTGGTAGAGGGTGTAGTGGCCACTAGGCCCCCTATGCACCTCAGTGGCCGCTGTGTCTGCTCCAGTGATCCTCAGTTTGTGGAAGAAAAGGGCATCAGGGCAGAAGACTTGGTGATTGGGGCTCTAGAGAGTGCCTTCCaggaatgt GATGAGGTGATCGGGCGGGAGCTGGAGGCTTCAGGCCAGGTGGGCGGCTGCACAGCCTTGGTGGCTGTGTCCCTGCAGGGAAAGCTGTATGTGGCCAATGCTGGGGATAGCAG GGCCATCCTGGTGCGGAGAAATGAGGTGCGGCTACTGAGCTTTGAGTTCACCCCAGAGACTGAGCGGCAGCGAATCCAGCAACTG GCTTTTGTCTATCCTGAGCTTCTGGCTGGTGAGTTCACCCGACTAGAGTTCCCTCGACGGCTGAAGGGGGATGACTTGGGGCAGAAGGTTTTGTTCAGGGATCATCACATGAGTGGCTG GAGCTACAAATGTGTGGAGAAATCGGATCTCAAGTACCCGCTGATCCATGGACAGGGTAGGCAG GCTCGGTTACTGGGAACACTGGCTGTCTCTCGAGGCCTGGGAGACCATCAGCTCAGAGTCCTGGACACGAACATCCCGCTCAAGCCCTTCTTACTCTCTGTCCCACAG GTGACTGTGCTGGATGTGGACCAGCTGGAGCTGCAAGAGGAGGATGTGGTTGTCATGGCAACTGATGGACTCTGGGATGTCCTGTCCAATGAGCAGGTGGCACGGCTGGTACGGAGTTTCCTTCCTGCAAACCGAGAGGACCCACACAG GTTCTTGGAGCTGGCGAAAATGCTGATACACAGCACACAGGGAAAGGAGGACGGTCCCACAGGGGAAGGGCAAGTGTCCTATGATGATGTCTCTGTGTTTGTGATTCCCTTGCACGGCCAGGGCCAACGGAGCAGTGGCCACTGA
- the PPM1M gene encoding protein phosphatase 1M isoform X2 produces MSAAWFRRRFLPGDPLPAPRLPGPRASPVPYRRPRFLRGSGSSPGAADASRRPDARPVRSPARGRSLPWNAGYAEIINAEKSEFNEDQAACGKLCIQRYEFGAGEDQEWLTLCPEEFLTGYYWALFDGHGGPAAAILAANTLHSCLRRQLEAVVEGVVATRPPMHLSGRCVCSSDPQFVEEKGIRAEDLVIGALESAFQECDEVIGRELEASGQVGGCTALVAVSLQGKLYVANAGDSRAILVRRNEVRLLSFEFTPETERQRIQQLAFVYPELLAGEFTRLEFPRRLKGDDLGQKVLFRDHHMSGWLGYWEHWLSLEAWETISSESWTRTSRSSPSYSLSHRLNLQVTVLDVDQLELQEEDVVVMATDGLWDVLSNEQVARLVRSFLPANREDPHRANGAVATEDSDTASQNHSSARCGLGIPPLWPRSVSASAVPSHSLLPSIHFKWNIYIRQSKLEECGEPSPPGLVCNDIFKSLWQKHFTT; encoded by the exons ATGTCCGCCGCCTGGTTCCGGCGCCGCTTTCTGCCCGGGGACCCGCTCCCCGCGCCGCGGCTGCCGGGGCCGCGTGCCAGCCCCGTGCCCTACCGGCGGCCCCGTTTCCTGCGCGGCTCTGGCTCCAGCCCAGGCGCCGCCGACGCTTCGCGCCGCCCGGATGCCCGGCCAGTGCGCAGCCCAGCGCGGGGCCGTTCGCTGCCCTGGAATGCAGGCTACGCCGA GATCATCAATGCAGAGAAATCTGAATTCAATGAGGATCAAGCTGCCTGTGGGAAGCTGTGCATCCAGCGATATGAGTTTGGGGCTGGAGAAGATCAAGAGTGGCTGACCCTGTGTCCAGAGGAG TTCCTGACAGGCTACTATTGGGCACTCTTTGATGGGCATGGCGGTCCTGCAGCAGCCATCCTGGCTGCCAACACCCTGCATTCCTGCCTGCGCCGGCAGCTGGAAGCTGTGGTAGAGGGTGTAGTGGCCACTAGGCCCCCTATGCACCTCAGTGGCCGCTGTGTCTGCTCCAGTGATCCTCAGTTTGTGGAAGAAAAGGGCATCAGGGCAGAAGACTTGGTGATTGGGGCTCTAGAGAGTGCCTTCCaggaatgt GATGAGGTGATCGGGCGGGAGCTGGAGGCTTCAGGCCAGGTGGGCGGCTGCACAGCCTTGGTGGCTGTGTCCCTGCAGGGAAAGCTGTATGTGGCCAATGCTGGGGATAGCAG GGCCATCCTGGTGCGGAGAAATGAGGTGCGGCTACTGAGCTTTGAGTTCACCCCAGAGACTGAGCGGCAGCGAATCCAGCAACTG GCTTTTGTCTATCCTGAGCTTCTGGCTGGTGAGTTCACCCGACTAGAGTTCCCTCGACGGCTGAAGGGGGATGACTTGGGGCAGAAGGTTTTGTTCAGGGATCATCACATGAGTGGCTG GCTCGGTTACTGGGAACACTGGCTGTCTCTCGAGGCCTGGGAGACCATCAGCTCAGAGTCCTGGACACGAACATCCCGCTCAAGCCCTTCTTACTCTCTGTCCCACAG GCTTAACTTGCAGGTGACTGTGCTGGATGTGGACCAGCTGGAGCTGCAAGAGGAGGATGTGGTTGTCATGGCAACTGATGGACTCTGGGATGTCCTGTCCAATGAGCAGGTGGCACGGCTGGTACGGAGTTTCCTTCCTGCAAACCGAGAGGACCCACACAG GGCCAACGGAGCAGTGGCCACTGAAGATTCAGACACTGCATCCCAGAACCACTCCAGTGCCAGGTGTGGTCTGGGCATCCCTCCACTATGGCCAAGATCAGTTTCTGCCAGTGCTGTCCCCAGCCACAGCCTCTTGCCATCTATCCATTTCAAGTGGAACATTTATATAAGGCAGTCAAAGCTGGAAGAGTGTGGAGAGCCCAGCCCACCAGGTCTTGTTTGCAATGATATATTTAAATCTCTTTGGCAGAAGCACTTTACAACTTAG
- the PPM1M gene encoding protein phosphatase 1M isoform X4, whose amino-acid sequence MSAAWFRRRFLPGDPLPAPRLPGPRASPVPYRRPRFLRGSGSSPGAADASRRPDARPVRSPARGRSLPWNAGYAEIINAEKSEFNEDQAACGKLCIQRYEFGAGEDQEWLTLCPEEFLTGYYWALFDGHGGPAAAILAANTLHSCLRRQLEAVVEGVVATRPPMHLSGRCVCSSDPQFVEEKGIRAEDLVIGALESAFQECDEVIGRELEASGQVGGCTALVAVSLQGKLYVANAGDSRAILVRRNEVRLLSFEFTPETERQRIQQLAFVYPELLAGEFTRLEFPRRLKGDDLGQKVLFRDHHMSGWSYKCVEKSDLKYPLIHGQGRQARLLGTLAVSRGLGDHQLRVLDTNIPLKPFLLSVPQVTVLDVDQLELQEEDVVVMATDGLWDVLSNEQVARLVRSFLPANREDPHRMIFTGSWSWRKC is encoded by the exons ATGTCCGCCGCCTGGTTCCGGCGCCGCTTTCTGCCCGGGGACCCGCTCCCCGCGCCGCGGCTGCCGGGGCCGCGTGCCAGCCCCGTGCCCTACCGGCGGCCCCGTTTCCTGCGCGGCTCTGGCTCCAGCCCAGGCGCCGCCGACGCTTCGCGCCGCCCGGATGCCCGGCCAGTGCGCAGCCCAGCGCGGGGCCGTTCGCTGCCCTGGAATGCAGGCTACGCCGA GATCATCAATGCAGAGAAATCTGAATTCAATGAGGATCAAGCTGCCTGTGGGAAGCTGTGCATCCAGCGATATGAGTTTGGGGCTGGAGAAGATCAAGAGTGGCTGACCCTGTGTCCAGAGGAG TTCCTGACAGGCTACTATTGGGCACTCTTTGATGGGCATGGCGGTCCTGCAGCAGCCATCCTGGCTGCCAACACCCTGCATTCCTGCCTGCGCCGGCAGCTGGAAGCTGTGGTAGAGGGTGTAGTGGCCACTAGGCCCCCTATGCACCTCAGTGGCCGCTGTGTCTGCTCCAGTGATCCTCAGTTTGTGGAAGAAAAGGGCATCAGGGCAGAAGACTTGGTGATTGGGGCTCTAGAGAGTGCCTTCCaggaatgt GATGAGGTGATCGGGCGGGAGCTGGAGGCTTCAGGCCAGGTGGGCGGCTGCACAGCCTTGGTGGCTGTGTCCCTGCAGGGAAAGCTGTATGTGGCCAATGCTGGGGATAGCAG GGCCATCCTGGTGCGGAGAAATGAGGTGCGGCTACTGAGCTTTGAGTTCACCCCAGAGACTGAGCGGCAGCGAATCCAGCAACTG GCTTTTGTCTATCCTGAGCTTCTGGCTGGTGAGTTCACCCGACTAGAGTTCCCTCGACGGCTGAAGGGGGATGACTTGGGGCAGAAGGTTTTGTTCAGGGATCATCACATGAGTGGCTG GAGCTACAAATGTGTGGAGAAATCGGATCTCAAGTACCCGCTGATCCATGGACAGGGTAGGCAG GCTCGGTTACTGGGAACACTGGCTGTCTCTCGAGGCCTGGGAGACCATCAGCTCAGAGTCCTGGACACGAACATCCCGCTCAAGCCCTTCTTACTCTCTGTCCCACAG GTGACTGTGCTGGATGTGGACCAGCTGGAGCTGCAAGAGGAGGATGTGGTTGTCATGGCAACTGATGGACTCTGGGATGTCCTGTCCAATGAGCAGGTGGCACGGCTGGTACGGAGTTTCCTTCCTGCAAACCGAGAGGACCCACACAG GATGATCTTCACAGGTTCTTGGAGCTGGCGAAAATGCTGA
- the PPM1M gene encoding protein phosphatase 1M isoform X1 encodes MSAAWFRRRFLPGDPLPAPRLPGPRASPVPYRRPRFLRGSGSSPGAADASRRPDARPVRSPARGRSLPWNAGYAEIINAEKSEFNEDQAACGKLCIQRYEFGAGEDQEWLTLCPEEFLTGYYWALFDGHGGPAAAILAANTLHSCLRRQLEAVVEGVVATRPPMHLSGRCVCSSDPQFVEEKGIRAEDLVIGALESAFQECDEVIGRELEASGQVGGCTALVAVSLQGKLYVANAGDSRAILVRRNEVRLLSFEFTPETERQRIQQLAFVYPELLAGEFTRLEFPRRLKGDDLGQKVLFRDHHMSGWSYKCVEKSDLKYPLIHGQGRQARLLGTLAVSRGLGDHQLRVLDTNIPLKPFLLSVPQVTVLDVDQLELQEEDVVVMATDGLWDVLSNEQVARLVRSFLPANREDPHRANGAVATEDSDTASQNHSSARCGLGIPPLWPRSVSASAVPSHSLLPSIHFKWNIYIRQSKLEECGEPSPPGLVCNDIFKSLWQKHFTT; translated from the exons ATGTCCGCCGCCTGGTTCCGGCGCCGCTTTCTGCCCGGGGACCCGCTCCCCGCGCCGCGGCTGCCGGGGCCGCGTGCCAGCCCCGTGCCCTACCGGCGGCCCCGTTTCCTGCGCGGCTCTGGCTCCAGCCCAGGCGCCGCCGACGCTTCGCGCCGCCCGGATGCCCGGCCAGTGCGCAGCCCAGCGCGGGGCCGTTCGCTGCCCTGGAATGCAGGCTACGCCGA GATCATCAATGCAGAGAAATCTGAATTCAATGAGGATCAAGCTGCCTGTGGGAAGCTGTGCATCCAGCGATATGAGTTTGGGGCTGGAGAAGATCAAGAGTGGCTGACCCTGTGTCCAGAGGAG TTCCTGACAGGCTACTATTGGGCACTCTTTGATGGGCATGGCGGTCCTGCAGCAGCCATCCTGGCTGCCAACACCCTGCATTCCTGCCTGCGCCGGCAGCTGGAAGCTGTGGTAGAGGGTGTAGTGGCCACTAGGCCCCCTATGCACCTCAGTGGCCGCTGTGTCTGCTCCAGTGATCCTCAGTTTGTGGAAGAAAAGGGCATCAGGGCAGAAGACTTGGTGATTGGGGCTCTAGAGAGTGCCTTCCaggaatgt GATGAGGTGATCGGGCGGGAGCTGGAGGCTTCAGGCCAGGTGGGCGGCTGCACAGCCTTGGTGGCTGTGTCCCTGCAGGGAAAGCTGTATGTGGCCAATGCTGGGGATAGCAG GGCCATCCTGGTGCGGAGAAATGAGGTGCGGCTACTGAGCTTTGAGTTCACCCCAGAGACTGAGCGGCAGCGAATCCAGCAACTG GCTTTTGTCTATCCTGAGCTTCTGGCTGGTGAGTTCACCCGACTAGAGTTCCCTCGACGGCTGAAGGGGGATGACTTGGGGCAGAAGGTTTTGTTCAGGGATCATCACATGAGTGGCTG GAGCTACAAATGTGTGGAGAAATCGGATCTCAAGTACCCGCTGATCCATGGACAGGGTAGGCAG GCTCGGTTACTGGGAACACTGGCTGTCTCTCGAGGCCTGGGAGACCATCAGCTCAGAGTCCTGGACACGAACATCCCGCTCAAGCCCTTCTTACTCTCTGTCCCACAG GTGACTGTGCTGGATGTGGACCAGCTGGAGCTGCAAGAGGAGGATGTGGTTGTCATGGCAACTGATGGACTCTGGGATGTCCTGTCCAATGAGCAGGTGGCACGGCTGGTACGGAGTTTCCTTCCTGCAAACCGAGAGGACCCACACAG GGCCAACGGAGCAGTGGCCACTGAAGATTCAGACACTGCATCCCAGAACCACTCCAGTGCCAGGTGTGGTCTGGGCATCCCTCCACTATGGCCAAGATCAGTTTCTGCCAGTGCTGTCCCCAGCCACAGCCTCTTGCCATCTATCCATTTCAAGTGGAACATTTATATAAGGCAGTCAAAGCTGGAAGAGTGTGGAGAGCCCAGCCCACCAGGTCTTGTTTGCAATGATATATTTAAATCTCTTTGGCAGAAGCACTTTACAACTTAG